Proteins encoded by one window of Kwoniella dejecticola CBS 10117 chromosome 7, complete sequence:
- a CDS encoding methionyl-tRNA formyltransferase, whose translation MTLLSSVSSLVRSSSISASVSRTGNLHPTRWFQPGGNVKAFTCTAQTTRRFVKFKILFCGSDEFSVASLKAVYEARDLWESIDVVVPPDKDVGRGGKHHKSLEKYISALKRYADSQSLPTHTIPSGGVKSWTPPPPFDRFDPNYNESQSQSHILLTASFGQIIPLKLLNLFPADHRLNVHPSLLPKYRGAAPVQWTIANGDSSTGVSVQRLVKYSEGVDAGDIVGSVGDIAVPADATYNTFLPHLAEVGGDLLVKVLRELREGTATFKTQDANEITLAPKITHETARIRWSEQTAEEIDRLHRGIRHQVAVWSSIASTSTTSPTSTTTSNQTQTQAQGQAQAQVHLISLRALSPSEYPTGLPGSSDTEGETGIGYLIKDGKSRKLVVSCAKGTWLEILEVQMAGKKVLGIKEWYNGLPKVVRESGIVRFS comes from the exons ATGACCCTCCTCTCCTCCGTCTCGAGCTTGGTCCGATCGTCCAGCATTTCCGCGTCCGTCTCAAGAACAGGTAATCTGCACCCAACAAGATGGTTCCAACCCGGCGGTAATGTCAAAGCGTTCACTTGTACTGCTCAGACCACTAGACGATTTGTTAAATTCAAGATCCTCTTTTGCGGATCAGACGAGTTCTCAGTAGCTTCACTCAAGGCTGTGTATGAAGCCAGAG ATCTATGGGAATCCATCGATGTTGTAGTTCCGCCAGATAAAGACGTTGGACGGGGAGGTAAACACCATAAATCTCTTGAGAAGTACATTT CCGCCTTGAAGCGATACGCAGATTCTCAATCCTTACCGACCCACACCATACCTTCGGGAGGTGTCAAATCATGGaccccacctcctccattcgATCGTTTCGATCCCAACTACAACgaatcgcaatcgcaatcgcataTCCTCTTAACAGCCTCATTCGGACAGATCATACCCCTAAAACTCCTAAATCTTTTCCCAGCGGATCATAGACTCAATGTACACCCTTCGTTATTACCCAAATACAGGGGTGCCGCTCCTGTCCAATGGACAATTGCGAATGGTGATTCATCGACCGGAGTCAGCGTTCAGAGGTTGGTGAAATATAGCGAAGGGGTAGATGCGGGAGATATAGTTGGGTCGGTTGGGGATATC GCTGTACCTGCTGACGCAACGTACAATACATTCTTACCGCACTTGGCAGAAGTTGGCGGTGATCTTCTAGTGAAAGTCCTTCGGGAGTTGAGGGAAGGTACG GCTACCTTCAAAACCCAAGACGCGAACGAAATCACCTTAGCACCTAAGATTACCCACGAGACAGCTCGGATCAGATGGTCCGAACAGACTGCCGAGGAGATCGATAGATTACATAGAGGAATACGACATCAG GTCGCAGTATGGTCATCGATCGCATCGACATCTACAACCTCCCCAACTTCGACTACAACATCGaaccaaacccaaacccagGCTCAAGGCCAAGCCCAAGCACAAGTCCATCTAATTTCACTCAGAGCGTTATCTCCCTCCGAGTATCCAACCGGACTACCAGGTTCCAGTGATACTGAAGGGGAAACAGGAATCGGATACTTGATTAAAGATGGCAAATCCCGTAAGTTGGTGGTGTCGTGCGCCAAAGGGACTTGGTTGGAAATCCTAGAAGTCCAGATGGCGGGTAAGAAGGTATTGGGGATTAAAGAGTGGTATAATGGTTTGCCGAAGGTCGTTCGGGAGTCAGGCATAGTCAGGTTCTCTTGA